In Rutidosis leptorrhynchoides isolate AG116_Rl617_1_P2 chromosome 6, CSIRO_AGI_Rlap_v1, whole genome shotgun sequence, the DNA window ggttagtcttaaggtatcaccttggaaaggtgttattcgttttgggaagcgggggaaattgagcccaagatacattgggccattcaagattgaaaaacgcattgggccggtggcctatcgacttgagctacctccacaattagaaaagattcacaacacctttcatgtttcaaacctgaagaaatgcctagctactgaagatctcattattcctttagacgagattaaaattgatgagaaactaaatttcgttgaagaacccgtcgaaattatggatcgtgaggtcaaacgactcaaacaaagtaagatatcaatcgttaaggttcgatggaatgctcgtagaggacctgaatttacttgggaacgagaagaccaaatgaagctaaagtacccacatttgttttccgatatcgcacgttaactaggtactattctaaatttcgggacaaaatttaatttaacgggtgtgtaatgtaacgacccggatttttccgctaatatatataagattaatatttacataattaaatgtttccaacatgttaagtaatccaacttgttaagacttgtctatttgaaatgaatttcatacaaacgtttggccacccagtttgtctgacgattcacgaacgtcataacgtgtaataattatttaatggaatatatatatggatatatatatttatgaattgttaaaatgatatttaagtatttcattaagtatattaacaattggttatatatataaaatgagactactaacttaaagacttcgaaacaatatacatatatgtaacgtttttcgacgtcttaaaccctaatttaaactaaatgtatatgtattgtattaagatgtattaatacacttttgaaagacttaaatacatatatcaacataattatactcaacaaagatagctatactcataatctcattcaattctatcaagaattctactcgtattcatttggtatttatacccgtatcatacccagcttctaaacgtatttactattggtatatacataccaaatcattgatcttagcagccctcaatcagttgttagacatgtataaatatgatggagacttgtgggaaccatcctttgtcattaaccatgacttatttgtaacaaaacaaaactatacatatcatatatctatatctatattcacgtatgtatgtatgtgtatatatacacatctcatttcatttacatcttcattttaactcactcttaaacacatactcaaattattcagcaacctttcatcatatatctcataaaccacttcaagaacaagttaaaacatcataacaagaatcattcaagaacatatcaagataaccttccaacatgaagaagtttacttctaatctttcaagctaactcaacaactctttaggatcactaattctactttatttccagtagcttttcatcttataatcaaggtaagaatcatatataagctttagttcaattcatatacttataactatcttatttcaagatagaattcttattcgaacttttgttcatttcatgattttacttcaagaattccaagccatcaagggtatctttgaactcaagatattctccttatttttccagcaactttgttcacttgatttgaggtagtagccttattcataatcttattcgattcatattcacatagctatcttattttgagttataactaataacaacaagaacatagtttagattatttataaacttgtttgcaaataaacttaatccttctaacttgacttttaaaatacttcaacacatgtattatgactatatgtcaagctaacataaggatataaaacttgtaaacacgaagaacaccttaaaatcgaatatacgccgtcttagtcgaacgagggctgttttgggtttaattttaaaaacctatcttaaactttgaattaaaagattcctttggtgaaaaatcttattttatacggatatgaaatatatccaaaatccacggttaaactctaagtggaagtatgtttttcaaaagggtcatcaagatgtcgttcttacgacggatatgactatcttctcttatttgacacctaagctgtatttttgactataaacctatacttttcctgttaatattaataatgttgagttcgatacgaaaccatggcaactcgaatcactcaaaacggatttgtaacgaagaaattatgggtaaaacaaaattggatatttttcttaatttttagctacggacatgattcataaaaatagatgctaaccttatcctagataacttaccttgtatcctacatgtatttatacatgtcttgttcccgaacttatggaaatacaatttataatagtcgtgattaagttctacgacaatatattatagtcttaataaagatcgtaagacaccatatatatatatatatatatatatatatatatatatatatatatatatatatatatatatatatatatatatatatgtatatatatataacttgatcaccgtggatccgtatacagcgttttgacatatcattttgatttcttctatatatattattggaacgaactataagacaccattggcagtaatttcgagttagctgtgggtcgaagtggattccaaactattatatactttgagttgtgatcgagcctgagacatgtatacaatgggtcgcggattgcttcagacaatatacatattatgtgtcttattatattaagacaatatattatagtgttagtgaattctaacacaatatacgcatttatatttatatatatatttatactattggactattggactattggactacgaacgttggactactaacaatggacaattaaaattatcacaagtatcataagtatggaatattaattatatatatatatatatatatatatatatatatatatatatatatatatatatatatatatatatatatatatatatatatatatatatatatatatatatcttgacacaagaatattattattaggttcgtgaatttgtcaaaggccaagttttaccaccatctattcggaaatcatcacaagtgagttatagtcccatttttactatctaaattattttgggatgagaatacatgcaaaatttataaatgttttacaaaataagcacaagttcatggaactacattctacgattgttttgttataccggatatctgtacttattattattatgcttggtaacctaagaattagtgaaaaacactaattgacgcgaatcctaaaggtagatctacggacaCCAACcaaccccattttcgaatagtggaaatgctttagtacttcgaagggtccttgtcatacatttgTATTTTTTGATATGGAGATGATAAAACAAGTTCATTTTAACTATCTACAACAAGTTAGTTATACGTTGAACAAAAGTTCAATTCATATATATCTTGGGTGTCTTTTATCTTGTAATATTATATGATATGCTTGTAAAAATTACCAATGATGATGGACTTTCATTTTCTATTGATGCAAGCCCCCAATACAATCGATAGACTTAAAAGGGTTGTTTGTTCTTGCACATTTTTACCCAACAAACTGATCACTTACATATATTCCTAATGTTCACATACATATATTGAGATGTTGAAAGACGTTTAACATCTCAATATTATCAACCATTTAATATCCATCAAACATATCAAAATTACAATGTTCCACATATATTTACTCAATGTCTAACAACTTTACTCTCACATCCTTTTAATCTAAATGCTCATTATAGTCAAAGGCAGAATGTTTCAAGGATAGGATGTAAACGCTCGTTACAGTCAGAGGTGGAATATTTCAGGGATAGAAGATGGCAGTTGCCACTGCTAATTGTTTGTTTTTTGTTTTATCATATATAGACAATTTTGAAATAAGTGGATTAAACTTTTGTCGCCTTAAAAAGAAGTATATGTCTTGCAATATAACTTTTGCCCCTGCAACACTGATTACACACAATAACCATCTCACCACGTTTGTACGTCGCAAGATCACTATATAGATGTTCCTATCACACAAAAAGGTTTGGATGATGTCTTACTAGGTGATTATCTAGATGAAGATCAAGGAGAAGAATGTGGGATTGTGGACAAGATGTTGACGATTTCACTCAAAAAGCTGTCGGAGTAATGGGCTTTTATGGGCTTTAGATAAAAATACAATTTGATAATCCTTATATCATTTGGGCTACTATTTGTTCCTCACATTTTTCCCGCCAAACAGCTATCTTTCACCCGTTCACCCACATTTTAGGCGCCAAACACCGAAGCACACTTTCATTCTCATTTTTTTCTTCTATCCGTTTATTCAGAAATCTCCGACTCGAAAACTGCTGAAAACAGACTGCACAATAATGGATCACGATTTCAGTCATGATAAAGGTAATTATATATCACTATATGACTTCATTCATTTGTAACCCTAATTTCACATATTAAACACTTATAACTACTCCGTATTAAATTGTTTATTCATTTTCTCAAACAGATTTAGTGAAAGACTTCCTTCAATACTTCGCTGATGCGGACGGCGAAGCTAAATACATCAGCATGCTTGAAGGTTTTACTTTAttctttcttcttttttttctttttttaattcatgtacatatacatatacatatatatgtatatatatatatatatatatatgtatatatatacatatatatatatagatacatatatatatatatatatatatatatatatgtatatatatatatcatatctaCACATCTATTTAACCTAAATTGATATCGTACACAGCAAGATGTTGCCAATCGTAAAATCAGAGCAATTCAAATTGACATTGAAGATCTATCCGATGTATGTATATTTCATATATTTGCTCATGATatattgatatttatttatttatttatttatttattactgtaGATGATTAGTTTGTATAATTTGATGCTTACAATTCAATTTTTGTAAATTATGTTGTGTCAGTATAAGGATTTTGATGAGGAATTTGTGGGGCGAGTTACTCATAATACTAGAAGATATGTTGAAATTTTTGCTGATGCTATTGATGAGATTATTCCTGAGCCAACTGAAGCTTtacctgatgatgatgatgatcatgatatatTAATGACACAGAGAGCTGAAGAAGGCAATGAGAATGCTGATGGTGTTAATGACCCCAAACAGAGGATGCCACCAGAAATTAAGCGATTTTAGTACGTATAATTTAGAGCTTTCTAAACTTAATTTGGTTAATTTTTTACTGTACTATTTCAAGttggacaatttttttttttttttttaaagttgctGTAATCAGACAAAGATGTTGAATAATAGAACTAAGAttgttattttaatgaaagttggAATGGAGTAATGGATTTTGATTATACTTCACAAATTTGTTAGAGATAATTTTTATTATCATACTACATATGTTTGAAAATGATGTTAATCTGCTAAATATAGTTTAGTGATATATCTGGTGTCTACTTTATGTAAACTAGTGAAGTGTATATTCGGGCTTTGTCAAAGGATAGATTATTTGCTATAAGGGAGGTCAGGGCTTCATATATTGGCCAGCTTGTCAAGATATCTGGTATAGTGACCCGCTGTTCAGATGTAAAACCATTGATGAAGGTTGCTGTTTACACATGTGAAGAGTGCGGCTTTGAAATATATCAGGTATGCAATCGCAATCATGTTTAGCTTAATCTCGTTTACAAAAATTCAGTAGACATATAGTGTGTGTGGTACATGCTGTAAATTTTGTTAGTATAGTGTTAGTTCTATCTATTTTCTTTTGTAATCTGGGAGCTTTTTTTCATGTATCATCATCTTGAATAAAAGACTGTTGGGATTCAAATAACtatttatattaacattttttTCATGCTACTTGTATGGAACAGGAGGTCACTGCTCGAGTGTTCATGCCGTTGTTCGAATGCCCATCTAAGCGTTGTAATATTAATCGGGCAAAAAGTAATCTCATCTTGCAACTCAGAGCTTCAAAGTTTTTGAAGTTTCAGGAGGTTAGTTTAAATGCCTTTTAGCTAGAATTTTTCACAGTTTGTACAATACAAGATGTTTTTAAATGTTCATACGATCATCTTACATTAGATTTTACCATGAAAAATGTCAGGCCAAACTTCAAGAGCTGGCTGAACATGTTCCGAAAGGTCATATACCTCGTACGATGACTGTACACTTTCGAGGCGAACTTACAAGAAAGGTTGAATGCTATGAAGTTGGCAGATTCTTTATTTTCTTACGATTTTTTTAACTTCTTAGTGATAAAAGAACATTACGGAGTATTATAACAGGattttatagacttattaaaagttTCAGGTATCTCCAGGGGATGTTGTTGAGTTATCTGGCATATTTTTACCTATTCCGTATACTGGATTTCGAGCAATGCGGGCAGGCTTAGTAGCAGATACATATTTGGAGGCTATGTCAGTTTCCCATTTTAAGAAAAAATACGAGGAGTAAGCAACAACAGTGATTACTATTTGCAAAACTGATAACTATCTTAATGAACTACTTTTCTTCGACCCAAAAATAATGCAATGTATGCTTCTAGtagttgtatttaattatttatcatCATGTACCTAAAAATCATTAACAAAATAGATCTGTTATAACTTGTAATCAATTCTGACTTCAGTTTGTACTCATAATTAATTTTCGAATTGGAATTTTTCCAAGAAGGAATTTTTGTACTCATGGGCACAAGTATGGAAAATCGATTGCATTTATTTGAAGGTTAGTCAAATACTGATTTTTAGTATCTTTTTGCTTTTTGCAGGTATGAACTAAAAGGTGACGAGGAAGAACAGATTGCACGCCTAGCTGAGGATGGTGACATATACAACAAGCTGGCCCGCTCACTAGCCCCTGAGATTTTTGGACATGAAGATATCAAAAAAGCTCTTCTACTTTTATTAGTAGGTGCTCCTCATAGGAAACTTAAAGATGGAATGAAGGTAATTCTTTATTATCGGAACAAAAGGATGAACTTAATAGAAGACTAGAACGATGGAGGGAGGCCTTAGAACAAAATGGGCTACGGAtcagtagacaaaagacggaatatctaAGGTGCGAATTCAGTAGGATTGAGGATGAACTAAATGTTGGAGGGAATATCAGcattggggaccagatcttgcaACCACAAGAGTCGTTTATATATCTAGGTTCGGTCCTCCACAAATCAGGGAGGATAGACGAGGACGTgactcatcgtattaaggtaggttggatgaagtggagagcagcgaaaggggtcttgtgcgacaagaagataccgttcaaattgaaagggaaattcttcaaggtggcaattagacctgccatgttgtacggatcggaatgttggccaatgacgaaggcccaagagagaaggatggaagtggcagaaatgaggatgcttaggtggacgtgcggTAAAACCATGTTAGATATGATCTCAAATGGGGTGTTTAGGGAAGACCTTGGGGTCggtagcatcatcgacaagctaagagaagaacgactttgatggtttgggcatgtgatgaggcgACCAAGTATTGcaccggttaggagagtcgaggcactcacgGTTGTTGGCgttaggagaaggggtagacctactcgtaggtggatggatagactaaggctcgacatgagggagctttcgttgaccgaggacatgacttctgatagaggTGCGTGGAGGGCTATAATTAGAATAGTCGAGTAGGGTTActttccttttattattattactacctccgtcccaccagaagcgtccactttgacttttgacagtctttatttgtcaactttgactataaataattatggttgtgttatataatatttgatgaaaattatatgaatggatTGAGTTTTAATGGTGTTTTTTCAttgatataattttcatcaaatattatataaaatcAACAAAAATATCTAAAGTCAAAGTTAAATTAGAAAGACTGAAAAAAGTCAAAGTGGACACTTctgttgggacggagggagtattattattatttttttactagttttattattaggattattattattattattattattagtattagtattaatattattatttttattattactattattattattattattattattattattattattatttttactattactatttgtattattattattatcactactactctgtactattcctatacttttactaatattactattattattattattattattattattattattattattattattattattattattattattattattattattattactattactattagtattcgtattagtattattatcatttgtgcTACTACTATACTCTTAGCAATACTATTACTtttactaaaactattattattattattattattattattattattattattattattattactattattattagtattattattattatttgtattattaatttttattatgattattactattattattatgttattactaTTAACTATTATTTTACTACTACttgtacttgtattattattataattattactattattactagtatcattatcattacctTTTTTTATTATTTACATCTACTAGTACTAGTAGACGAGTAGGTTTTTGTTTTTTGGTGTTTGTATGCACGTTTGTTTGTTGATATGTATGCATGGTTTGTACGTTTGTTTTTGGGAGGTATGTATGTAGGTTTTGTAGTGTAGGTTTTTTATGTCTATGTTTGTAGGTTTTCTGTTTTTTGAAGAATTGTAGGTTTTGATTATGTATTTTTGCTAGGCTGTTTTTTTTTGCAGGTTTGTATGTATGTTTTTGCTTGTTTTGTTGGTGTTTGTATGTACGTAGGTACGTGTTCTTGCAGGTATATAGGTATGTTTATGTACGGTTGTATGCTGGTTTGTATATAGGTTTATGTTTTATTGGGTGTGTGTGTGTATGGGGGTGTGTATAGATGGGTGCGTGTGTGTGTGGTGGGTGTGTGGGTGTGTGTGTGTCTcgtatcgttcggtgcatcttggggtcattatggctgaggacgacctTCTTTGCTCATGAGCTTGAGTGGTTTTCTTTTAGTTGTGTGGCTTTggggatgtctaccgtaaaggtgcatgagtggtgcttgttacgggtggttggctctttgcttgtgCAACAACTTTCACCCGGCATACCTTTCGTGTTCTGTTTACAAGGTTCCTTGGCTTTATTTATTGAGGCAACACCAAACGTCGATtaagtggcgtcttgactgccgcttagagcctaaattgattttcaggcaggcttttaaacccatgaaaacttgattctaccattttcatggcgtctcattttttatgtatgtatttatttatttatttatttattattctattttactaattttttttttctttaaaataaaaaaaggccggaggtccactcggaagcaatctctttatccgtcgaataaagagagggatgactttctctacttttctgggtggagaaatgacttgtttttattctcggataaaggaaggattgtctacatctcacctccccatacaccactcaagtggtgttgggtactgttgttgttgttgttgttgttgtatgtacTGTATTTGCTAGCACTTATTAATACATATCCTGCATGTGCTAATTTAGATAAGGGGAGATTTACACATATGTTTGATGGGTGATCCTGGAGTTGCAAAAAGTCAACTTCTAAAGCACATAGTCAACATTGCACCTAGGGGTGTGTATACCACTGGCAAAGGAAGCAGTGGAGTTGGTCTTACAACCGCTGTCCAAAAGGACCCGGTGACTAATGAGATGGTCCTGGAAGGTGGAGCACTGGTGAGGATAACTTTGTGTAGCATGCAATAAGTCAATAACTATATTTACTATTCATGTATTCATGTTTTCCAACCAGCAACTTATCTTATACGGAGTATTGATTTGGGTGAAATTtttttggtgtgtgttgaaatgggtcaGATTGGGCTTTTGCTGAAACACTTATTGTTTTAAATTCAAATTTAATTAGCCTGTCTTACAGACACTATACTGTATCATTTCGGTACTAAGTTTTGTTTCCTGTCATTTTTCAGGTGTTGGCGGATATGGGAATCTGTGCTATTGACGAGTTTGATAAGATGGATGAGTCAGATAGGACAGCCATACATGAAGTCATGGAGCAGCAGACAGTAAGCATTGCCAAGGCCGGGATCACTACTTCTTTAAATGCAAGAACTGCAGTTCTTGCTGCTGCCAATCCTGCCTGGTACGTTAAACGTAAAGTGTTGGTTTTGCTTCTCAGTAGTTACTAGTCACTGGTATTGTACTAAtttgaatattttttttattaaaagggGAAGATATGATCTACGTAGAACGCCAGCTGAAAACATCAACCTCCCTCCAGTACTTTTATCAAGATTTGATCTATTATGGTTGATCCTTGACAAAGCAGATATGGAcaatgatcttgaaatggctagaCATGTCGTTTATGTTCACCAGAATCAAGAATCACCCGCCCTTGGATTTTCCCCCCTCGAAGCATCCGTTCTTAGGTATTTTCAAACACAcacacgtgtgtgtgtgtgtgagaaaaaATATACAATGTTTTTATTTAACCTTGACTGGCTTTCACCGACTCAGGGGCCCTACTCGGCTGATTCAGCTTGACTTTGACAGACTTTCACCTGACTTTTTAGCGTTGACCGACGTTTAAGGCGTTTTTGGGCGAGTCGAGACTGTACAGTCCCAAACCGACGCATCGGCTGACTTTTGCAACAGTGTTATCTGTATATGTACTATGTAATCATATTTATTACTGAAATACACTTTGTAacttgaattttttattttttatcgaCAGGGCATACATTTCAGCTGCGAGAAAGTTGTCTCCATCTATACCACGAGAGCTGGAGGAGTACATTGCAACTGCATACTCGAGCATTAGGCAAGAAGAAGCAAAGTCAAACAGTCCAACCTCATACACTACCATCAGAACTCTTCTCAGTATTCTAAGGATATCAGCCGTAAGTTTTTTCATCTTTTAAATTAACAACATAGTAATAATGTAATTTAATTTATTGTAAAACAAGGAACGTGTTCACACGATTAGTAGATAactgatatataataataataatattacatacagGCACTTGCGAGACTGAGATTCTCAGATACTGTTGGTCAAAGTGATGTGGACGAGTCACTTAGGTTAATGCAGATGTCAAAATTCTCTTTGTACTCTGATGATCGACAGCGATCTGGTCTGCGATCTCAGATATTTATTCAATTTTACGCGATGAAGCTGCAAGGGCTAATAAGATGGATGTAAGTTATACGCAAGCTCTTAACAGGATTTCACGAATGGTTAGTCTCGTGTTCTTTTTATATACGCGATATGCTTGGTTCTTCCTGTAATCCTGTTAGTTATGGTAAGGTGTGTAAACTATAACTGCTAATATAATTTAATGTTAATCAGGGGTACACTGAAGCTCAGCTGAAAGAATGTTTAGAAGAATACGCAGCATTGAACGTGTGGCAGATTCATCCAAACACCTTTGATATTCGATTTATTGATGCTTGATTTGATAATCTGCTTGTCAAGTTATAAAGATTGCTAATGATTTATTGATGCACAGAGCCTAGTATTTTTTACTAAGTAATAGATTCAATTCTATAAATAGACAATGGTCCTTGAGGTTTAAACCGATTTATGAAAAtaggatatatattttttttatgttttcattGTAGTAAGTCTGTAATTGCTCGAAAATATTCACTTGTCATCCTAAAATGATCAAGTCTCTTTTTATGTTTACTAAAACCACGTgtatatataatcagtttaataaccATGTTGTAATATCTGTGTCCCTTCTCTATACCTTAGCCCGGATCTTGGGTGAACCTACTAGCATTTAAATATGGGACCTCAAATCTTTACCCGCCCTTTGTGGATACTCATTGTGGTTTTTCAGCTGATATACATTTGAACTACAAAATAGGGCAAAGTTACTTTTGACGTAAAAATAGAACAATCGGGTCCCATGACTTTTTTCGGATTTTGTACAGCTTTCCTACTAAACGTGTCTTCAAGGAAACTGGTTGACATTATTGATTGAGCCAATAGAATGTGGCATTTTAGTGCAAGTATTGCAAGCGGAGCTTCACGTCATCATTACGAACTTCTTGAGGCTCAACAACACGATTAACATGAACAATTCTATCAGATCCAAAATTATCAAAATTAGGATTCATAGCCGTCACATTATCAATCTGTGACGTCTGCGAATTGTAAACCAAATCAGCTGTTACCAGAAGACGCACAACACAATTAGAAGACGATTGAACCATAACATTTTCATTCACAGCATCCTTTCTAGGCAAAACAGCCGATTTTTCAGAATCGGATCTAGATCGATGAACGGATTTGCAAATCTCAAAAATTCAGAATCAGATACATCCCTATTAGCCAATTAAACATTAAACTCACTCCAATCAGTCACAGAAACTGATTTAACACCATTATCAGTGTTGTTAAAACGATGTAACAGAATTAGGAGAACAACGAACATTTTTAG includes these proteins:
- the LOC139854150 gene encoding LOW QUALITY PROTEIN: DNA replication licensing factor MCM7-like (The sequence of the model RefSeq protein was modified relative to this genomic sequence to represent the inferred CDS: inserted 1 base in 1 codon), with translation MDHDFSHDKDLVKDFLQYFADADGEAKYISMLEDVANRKIRAIQIDIEDLSDYKDFDEEFVGRVTHNTRRYVEIFADAIDEIIPEPTEALPDDDDDHDILMTQRAEEGNENADGVNDPKQRMPPEIKRFYEVYIRALSKDRLFAIREVRASYIGQLVKISGIVTRCSDVKPLMKVAVYTCEECGFEIYQEVTARVFMPLFECPSKRCNINRAKSNLILQLRASKFLKFQEAKLQELAEHVPKGHIPRTMTVHFRGELTRKVSPGDVVELSGIFLPIPYTGFRAMRAGLVADTYLEAMSVSHFKKKYEEYELKGDEEEQIARLAEDGDIYNKLARSLAPEIFGHEDIKKALLLLLVGAPHRKLKDGMKIRGDLHICLMGDPGVAKSQLLKHIVNIAPRGVYTTGKGSSGVGLTTAVQKDPVTNEMVLEGGALVLADMGICAIDEFDKMDESDRTAIHEVMEQQTVSIAKAGITTSLNARTAVLAAANPAWGRYDLRRTPAENINLPPVLLSRFDLLWLILDKADMDNDLEMARHVVYVHQNQESPALGFSPLEASVLRAYISAARKLSPSIPRELEEYIATAYSSIRQEEAKSNSPTSYTTIRTLLSILRISAALARLRFSDTVGQSDVDESLRLMQMSKFSLYSDDRQRSGXAISDIYSILRDEAARANKMDVSYTQALNRISRMGYTEAQLKECLEEYAALNVWQIHPNTFDIRFIDA